GTACGAACTGGTGGGCGCCAGCCCCGCCAGCTTCAACGCGCGCATGGACGGCAAGATCCTCAAGGCCTCCGTGGACGGATCCACGGCCACCGGCACCGCGGGAGCCGTGCAGGTCAAGGCGACCGATCCGCGGGGACTGGAAGCGACCGCTACTTACCAGCTGGCCGTCATCGCTTCCAACCGGCCGAAGCCGGTAGCCAATGACGACCTCGAACCGAATGCAGCAGCCGGCAAGCCGGTGACCGTCAGGGTCCTCGCCAACGACTCCAACCCCTTCCCCGAACAGGCGCTGAAGATCGTTGCCGCTACGGCCGAAACCGGCAGCGGCAATGTAGAGGTAGCCGGCGACGCCGTCACCGTCACGCCCGCGCCGGGATTCAGCGGGTCCATGGTGGTCTCCTACACGGTGGCCGACAAGACGCAGGAAGCGTCCCGTCAGGCCACGGCCCGGATCCGGCTTACCGTCAAGGACAAGCCGCTGGCCCCCACCACCCCGCAGGCCCAGAGCGTGGGGGATCAGACAGCCCTGCTGAACTGGTCCGCGCCGGCCGACCGCGGCTCACCGATCACCAAATACACGGTTTACGGCGCCGGCTTCAGGCAGGACTGCCCGGCGAACACCTGCACGCTCACCGGCCTGGTCAACAACACCAAGTACTCCTTCGAGGTCACGGCCACCAACGAGTTCGGCGAGTCCGACCGGTCGCCCGCCTCGGCGGAGGTCCGGCCCGACGTCAAGCCGGACACGCCCCTCGCGCCAACCCTCACGTTCGGCGACAAGCAGCTCGCAGTGAACTGGGTTGCTCCGGCCAGCAAGGGATCCCCGGTCAAGTCCTACGATCTGGAAATCTCACCTGCCCCTGCCGGTCAGAACGCCCAGATCCAGAACCTCACCGCTGTCAGCTACGTCTGGAAGGGGCTCCAGAACGGCGTGTCCTACAAGGTGCGTGTCCTGGCCCGGAATGACGCCAAGGAACCGTCCGAGTGGAGCGCCTACTCCGCCGCCGAAGTGCCCGCCGGTGTGCCGGCGACTCCGGCTGCACCCTCGGCGACGGCGGCCCCGTCGGTTGGGACCCAGAGCCAGCTGAAAGTGTCCTGGACGGCTCCGAACAACAACGGTGACGCTGTGTCCTCCTACACCCTGACCACCCTGAAGGGCGGGGCCGCAGTCGCATCCCAACAGGTCGCCGGCACCGCCCAGAACGTCACGGTGGACAACTCCGAGTCGGGCTACACCTTCACCGTATCCGCCACCAACAAGGCGGGGACCTCCGGGACCAGCGCACAATCAGCGGCCGTGCGTGCCGTGGGGAAGCCCGCCATGGTGGGAGCGCCGTCGGCCACCCTCGTCGGCACCAACGCGGACGGCGGAAAGATCGATGTCCGGTTCACCCCGCTGACCGATGCCCAGCGCAACGGGTCAACTTCAAGCGAGATCACGTACAAGTACCGGCTGACGTCGGGTGGCGGCAGCGGCGACATCACGGCCGGGGGAGCAGTGGTAGCGGCAGCCAACGGCACCGATACCGCCGTTGTGGTCTGGGCCGTTTCATCCCGCAGCACAACGGCCGGGGACGCCAGCCCGCCGTCAAACAGCGTCAACCCCTACGGACTCGCGTTCGCTCCCACCGTGAACGGCAGCAACAGCAGCGGGGTCGGGGACAAGACTGTTTCCTGGAGCTGGAACGCGCCGAGCGGTAACGGACGTCCCGTAACCGGCTACCAGTACAGCCTGGACGGCGGCGGCTGGGTCAACACGGACCAGCGGTCGTTCTCGAAGAGCGTCGGCTTCAGCGAGACCCACAAGCTGGAAGTCCGCGCGGTCAGCGCAAACCAGCCCGGCCGGATCGGCAGTGACACCTCGCGCAGCGGTGCCGCACCGCCACCGCCGGTCCCGACGTCGTGGTCCGTCACGGCCACGCCGGTACGCAGCTGCACCGAACCGGGCTACGGCACCGACAGCTTCCGGCAAGGCAACCCGTCCTCCTGTGTCGGCGGCGGCAAGTGGATGCCCGCGAACCAGCCGGCAAATTCGGACTTCTACGTGGTTTGGTACAAGACAAACGAAAACCCCTCCGGCATCTGGTACCACCTGACCAGTGGTGCCGCGTCAGGAAACTATGTCCGCAGCGATACCACCAACCACCCCGGCAACCCGCCCAGCGGCATGCCGAAGCGCTAAGCAAGAGACCGTCACGGCCCGCCAGGGTTGGCCCGCCACAACTCCAGCAGCACAAGAGAAGGAACCCCTTTCATGACCATGACCACCGAGCAGGCCGAATGGTTTGCAGGCACTTTTGACAAGCTCGTTGCCAACGTGGGGCAGGCGGTGCTGGGCAAGGAACACGTCATCCGGCTGACGTTCACCGCCATGCTGTCCGAGGGGCACATCCTGTTTGAGGATGCCCCCGGCACAGGCAAGACCATGCTGGCCAGGGCAATGGCCGCCACCGTGCAGGGCTCGAACAACCGCATCCAGTTCACCCCGGACCTCCTGCCCTCGGACGTCACCGGTGTGACCATCTACGACCAGAAGACGCAGAAGTTTGAGTTCCACAAGGGCCCGATCTTCAACAACATCGTCCTGGCCGATGAAATCAACCGTGCCTCGCCCAAGACCCAGTCGGCGCTGCTGGAAGTCATGGAAGAATCCCGGGTCACCGTGGACGGCGTAACCTATGAGGCCGGCCGGCCGTTTATGGTGATGGCCACGCAGAACCCGATCGAGCAGGCCGGCACCTACCGCCTGCCGGAGGCCCAACTGGACCGCTTCCTGATGAAGACGTCCATCGGGTACCCGGACCACGCGTCCACGGTCAGGCTGCTGGGCGGCTCCAACCTCAAAGACCGTTCCAAGGAAATCACCGCGGTCATCACCACGCAGGCCGTCGCCGACATGGCTGACCTCGCGGCCACCGTCCACGTGGACACGGCTGTCCTGGAATACATTTCCCGGCTCTGCGAGGAGACCCGCAACGCGCCCGAGAGTCGCTTGGGGGTCTCCGTGCGCGGGGCCATCGCCATGGTGCGGGCGGCCAAGGTCTGGGCTGCGGGCCAGGGACGCAACTTTGTCCTCCCGGACGACGTCAAGGACCTGGCAACAGTGGTCTGGACCCACCGCTTCGTGATGGACCCGGAAGCGGAGTTCGCCGGGGCTACGGCGGAGGCTGTCCTGGCCCGGGTGCTGGCCGACGTCGCGGCGCCGCAGCAGCGCGCCACCGTCTGACGCCCGCGGGAGCTCCTGACGACCATCCTCCAGCGCGAACAAAGGTACCTCTATGTCCAGCGGCACTCCGTTGATCCGGCTTGCTGAACGCCTCCGGGAACCCTTCCACCGGAACGGCAAAGCCACCAGGCTGCACCCGGCGTCCGTCTGGGCCGAGGCCAGCGGCACCGCGGCCCTTGCCCTCGCTCCGGCATGGGAAAAGATCCGGGGCCTGTGGCTGCGCTACGCGTGGCCTGTGCTCTCTGTGGTCAGCGTCCTGGGCTGGTCCGTGCTGGCCGGCGCCATCCTGCTGTGGACTGCTGGCCAGGCGTTCGGGTGGCAGGAAGCGAAGGCCGCTGCCATCGCGGCGTTTGTCCTCTTCCTCATCGCCATCGGATTCGTCCTGGGCCGGTCCTCGTACGGCGTGATCCTGGACCTGGCCCGCACGCGGGTGGCTGTGGGGGACAGTGCGGTGGGAAGCATCGCCGTCTCCAACACGTCCACGCGTCCGCTGCTGCCAGCCGCCCTGGAACTGCCGGTGGGCAACGCCACCGCCGTCTTCCACCTGCCCCGGATGAAACCGCAGCAAGTACATGAGGACCTGTTCACCATCCCCACGGCCCGGCGCGCCGTCATCGTGGTGGGACCCGTTCGGTCCGTCCGGGCAGACCCGCTGCACCTGCTCCGACGCCAGGTCATGTGGACCGAGCCGGAAGACCTCTTCGTCCACCCCAGGACCGTGGCCCTGGCCGGTTCCGCCGCCGGCTTCATCCGCGACCTCGAAGGCATGCCCACCACTGACCTGTCCAGCGCCGATGTGTCCTTCCACGCGCTGCGCGACTACGTCCCGGGGGATGACCGCCGGCACATCCACTGGAAGACCACCGCCCGGACCAACAAGCTCATGGTGCGCCAGTTCGAGGAAACCCGGCGCGCCCACCTGGCCATCTCGCTGTCCATCAACACGGACGAATACGCCTCCGAGCAGGAATTCGAAATGGCCATCTCGGCGGCCGCATCAATCGGGCGGCAGGCCATCCGCGAGCAGCGCGAACTTGACGTCCTGACCCAGAAGGGCCCGCTTCGCTGCGAAACTGGCCGGAACCTGCTGGATGACATGACACGGATCGTCGGGGCACCCATGCGCCGCACCGCCGTCGACCTCGCCCGGACGCTGGCCGACACGGTACCCAACGCTTCGGTGGTGTTTTTTGTGGTGGGCAGCAATGTGACACCGTCACAGCTCCGCTCGGCGGCTGCGTCCGTGCCGCCGGGAGTGCGGAGCCTGGCGGTGCGCCTCCAGGTCGGGGCAGCCCCGGGCCGCGCCAACATTGCCGACCTGACGGTGCTGACGCTCGGTGACCTCGCCGACCTCGCCATCGTCCTCAGAAAGGCAGCCGCATGAGCACCGCGTCTGATCTCCGGCCCCGGACCTCCCCGCGGCGGCATGAGTCCGCCTTCGCCGACGGCCAGCCCGTCTGGCACTTCATGCTCGACGCCGGCGCCCTCGCCGTGCTGCTCGGGCTCGGCGTCCTGGGGTTCAGCCTCAGCTTCGGCGGCGATCCCTACTACCTGATCTCCGGGTTCGGCGGCATCGTCCTGGGCCTGGGCATTGCAGCCCTCAACGCGCACCTTCGCCTGGGCCTGCTGATCACCACAGCCCTCGCGCTGGGCGCCTACCTGCTTTTCGGGACGGTCCTCGCTGTGCCGGACGCCGCCATCGCGGGGTTCCTTCCCAGCCTCGACTCGCTGCGTACGCTGCTGCTGGGTGTGGTGTTCGCCTGGAAGGACATGCTCACGGTGGGCGTTCCGGTGGGATCCGCCGGCGGGGTACTGATTGTCCCGTTCCTGAGTTCGCTGCTCACGGCGCTTGTTGCCGGCCTGCTGACCTGGCGCCTGAAAAGCCCGTACTGGCCGTTGCTCCCGGTGCTTGCGCTCTTTGTGACCGGCATTGCCTTCAGCACCAACGCCGCCTTCCTGACAGTTGAGCGCGGCATTGGACTGACCGTCGTCGCTATTGCCTGGGCCACGTTCCGCCGCGACGCGCTGCGCCGCAGTGATACCCGGAAGGTCTCAGTGAACAGCCCGCAGGCAGACGCTGCCGCGGCTCAGCGGGCAAAGCTGCGCAGGCTCGGGACTGCCGCCGCCGTCATCGCAGCCAGCGTGGCCATCACGGCGGTGGCGGCGCCACTGGTCACCGGTAGCAGCGACCGCAAGGTCCTGCGCAACGTTGTGGTTCCGCCGTTCGATCCCAAGGACTACGTCACGCCGCTGGCAAGTTTCCGGACCTTCGTCAAAGACCGGAAGGATGACACACTCTTTGTAGTCAAGGGGCTTCCCAAGGACGGCAGGGTCCGGCTGGGCGCCCTGGATGCCTTCAACGGCACCAACTACACCATGGACCCGAACGGCTCCGGCAGCTTCAGTAAGGTCGGCGACACCAAGTCCATCAACACCCTGGCGGACACGTCCAGCGTGGTGCCCACCCGCGACTACGCCATGGACATCGCCATCGAGGGCTACCAGGGCTACTTTGTCCCGGGCGGCCGGAAGACCACCGGCCTCAGTTTCAACCAGAGCGCGTCAGCCGCTGCCTCCGGCCTGTACTTCAACGCGGGCACGGACACCGCCGTCACCACCCAGGGCCTGTCCCAGGGGGATTCCTACAGCGTGCAGGTTTCGGATCCCGTGAAGCTCGAGCACGGCCAGCTGACGCAGTACGACTTCGCGAAGGTCACCCTCCCGGATGCCCTCGAGGTCCCGCCGGTGGTTGGCTCCCAGGCCAATGACCTCTCCGCCGATGCCCCCACCCCGATTGACCGCGTCCGGCAGATCGAAGCGCATTTCCAGAAGACCGGGGCGTTCAGCAACGGGCTGGTCACCGAGGGCCAGCTGCCGAGCGTCTCCGGCCACAGTTCGTCGCGCATCAGGAACCTGCTGACCGCCAAGCAGATGCTCGGCGACGACGAACAGTACGCCGTGTCCATGTCCCTGATGCTCCGGCACCTGGGCATCCCCTCCCGCGTGGTCATGGGTTTCTACCCCGAGCCCACCAGCCCCGAGAACGGCGCCGGTGAAGTCAGGATCACGGGCAAGGACGTGCACGCCTGGGTGGAAGTTGCCTTCGACCGCGTGGGCTGGGTCAGCTTCGACCCCACCCCGCCCAAGGACAACATCCCCATCCCGCCTGACCCGGAAAACAAGTCCAAGCCGAAGCCGCAGGTGCTGCAGCCGCCGCCCCCGCCGCAGGAGCCGGTGGACCTGCCCACGGACTCCTCGCCGGATGCGCTTGACGCGGACGAGAAGAAAAACAACCCGTGGCTGTTCTGGGGCGCCCTGCTGGGTGCCCTGGGCATGGCGCTGATCCCGCTCGCTGTCCTCGCGCTGCCGCTGCTGCTGATCGCGTTCCTCAAATCACGACGCCGGAAGGCGCGTTTCACCGAAGGGCACCCTGCGCAGCGGGTCGGCGGGGGCTGGAACGAGGTCCTGAGCCTGGCTACGGACATGGGCGCCGGAATCGATCCCCGTTCCACCCGGCGCGAAAGCGCGGCGGTGGTGGCGGACGCGTTCCCCGCCTCCGGACAGAGAACCACCCTGCTGGCGAACCGGGCGGATGCCTCCATCTTCGGGGCCGGCCAGCCCACCGAGGAAGAGGTCCGGGAGTATTGGGTCATCGTGGACGGGTCCCTGAAGGAGATCAGCGGCACCGTCGGCTTCTGGCGCCGCCAGCGGGCCCGGTTCTCGCCCCGGTCCCTGCTGGCCGACGGCCGCGCTGCCCTGAAGCTGCGTAGTGCGCGGTTAGGCTTGGGTCGATTGGCGCGTCCGACTGATGAGACCGCCGTTCTGCGGAACCCTGGCAGGAAGAACCCTACTGACTCATGACAACCGAGCCCGAGCGGTGCCAGCGGTGCCGGCAACTGATCCGCGGCGGTGCCACGTTCTGCACCTCCTGCGGTGCCCCGCTGCCCAACAGGTCGGCCCGCAGCGGACGCAACGTGGACCCTGCCCAGCGGGCCTCGATGGAAAGCGCCGCCCCGCATGCAGCGCAGATTCCCGGTACTATCCCGGTAGTACAAACGGCTCCAGGGGGAGGAACGGGAATGGCAGCCACTCTTGAACTGGTTCCAGCCACGGCCGGCAAAAGGCTTGGCGCCGCAGTACTGGACTGGCTGGCACCTGTCGCGGTCCTGGTGGTGACTTTCGCCATCGGCTTCGCGGGCATCACCCGGACCCAAAGCGGCGGATTCATCATCTATGACACCAGTTCGCTGGTCCTGTTCGGCAGCATTGGCCTGGGGCTGACCGTGGTGTACCTGGTGGTCCTCGCGGGCATGGAGGCCCGGTCCGGAGCCACCATCGGCAACAAGGCCATGGGTATCCGCAGTGCCGACCAGGACGGCTACGCCCCCGGCACGGGCGCAGTTTTCCTGCGCGGCCTGGTGACGGGCGCCGGGATCATCCTGACGCTCCTCGCCGCCGTGCTGATCGTCATTTTCAAATGGTTCGACCCCGCGCTGTTCATCCTGGGACCGCTGGTTCTGATTGCTGCGGCATGGGCTGTCCTGGTGGTGGTTTCCAACACGTGGGACGCCAATGGCAGGCTCCGCGGCTGGCATGATTTAGCGGCCAAAACCCTGGTCTTCGACGTCAACACGGGCCGCAACCCCATCACGTCGGGGGGAATGCAGGGCCCGTACAGCTTCGCGCCCCTGGACCTGCCGCCCGTGCAGCCGGTGGCCTCTCCGGTGGCCCGGCCGGCCCCCGCCGCACAGTACGCTGCACCCTCCGCCCCCGCACAGCCAGCCGCCGCGCAGCCAGCCGCCGCACAGCCAGCTCCGGCACAGCCCCGGCCTGCGGCGCAGACGTATGCGCCGCCGTCGTTCTCCCCGCCCGCTGCGCCGCCGTCGTTCTCCCCGCCGGCTGCTGCAGCGTCGTTCCACCCCCCGGTGCCGGCGGCGCCTACCCTGCCGGTTCCCGCCCCCGACGCAGCACATCCCGACGCAGCGCATCCCGACGACGACGTGGACCGCACGCAGATGCGCGGAGGAGCGGCCCTGGCCGTCCCGGTCGCCGTGCTGCGGATCAAGCTCGACGACGGCCGGGACTTCCAGCTGGACCGCAACGTCCTGGTGGGGCGCAACCCCGTGGGCCACGCCGGGGAGCAGCAGGCCCAGCTCCTGGCCGTCACCGACCCCGGCCGTTCGATTTCCAAAACACACCTCCACCTGCTCACCGACGGCGCGGGCATTTGGGTGACGGACCGCAACTCCACCAACGGCAGCGCGGTCACCACTCCGGATGGCCGGCGCACGCCCCTGCAGCCGGGCGTGCCCGCATTCGTCAGCCCGGGATCCACTGTCCACTTTGGTGACCGCTCCTTCCACCTAGGACAGGCATGAACCCTCAGCCCGCCAGTGTTTCCCCCCACGCAGAAGAAGGATCCGGGCTTAGCCTGAGCTACGGCTACGGCACCGATCGCGGACTGCGCCGGGAGCTCAACGAAGACTCCTTCATCGCCTCGGACCCGGTCTTTGCCGTGGCGGACGGCATGGGTGGACACGAAGCCGGGGAGATCGCCAGCGGCATGTGCGTCCGGGCGCTGGCGGCCATGCCGCAGCTGGCCACCGGAGAGCGCACCGTCACGGCCGCGGTGCTCCAGCAGTACCTGATCCGGGCCGACAACTCCATCCGGGAAGCCACCGGCGCCCGCGCGGGAACCACCCTGACGGGTGCCGTTGTGGTGGAGCAGATGGGGATGCCGTACTGGCTGGTCCTGAACATTGGCGATTCCCGGACGTACCGGCTGAGCCAAGGGAATTTCGACCGGATCAGCGTGGACCACTCCGAGGTCCAGGAACTTGTGGACGCCGGTGAAATCACACCCGAGCAGGCCACCGTCCATCCCCGCCGCCACGTGGTGACCCGGGCCCTGGGGACCGGCGACGAGACGGAAGCGGACTACTGGCTGCTGCCGGTCGAAGAAGGCGACCGGATCCTGATCTGCTCGGACGGCCTCACCGGTGAGCTGACGGACGATCACATCTTCCGGATCCTCAGCACCGTAGCCCACCCCCAGGATGCCGTTGACGCCCTGATCCAGGCCGCGCTTCGCAATGGCGGCCGGGATAACGTCACCGTGATCGTGGTTGACGCCAAGAACGTGATGAACGACGCCGGCATCGCCACCACTGCGCCGCGGCCCGCCGCTGCGGCGGAAGAGGAAGTGACGCTGCCGCGGGCAGGGATTGTTGACGCCGGCCGGGCTGCTGACGAAGACGGAACCGGGGAGCTCTAGGATGGCCACTGCCAAGTACACAGCAGGCACCTGGCTGGGCGTCCTTCGTTCGCGCACCGTTGTCCTCCTGGGGCCGGAGACCCCGCCGGCGCTCGTCCAGTCCATCTGGGACCTGCTGGGGGAGGCTCCGGAAGTGCATGAAGTCCTTCATGCGGTCACCAGCAGCTTCGGGGTTTCCCTGGCCAGGATGCCGTCCTTTGGCATCGTGGATTTCCGTGACGCGCTGCGGGTGTTCCTCCGCGGTGACCTGGACCTGACGGTGCAGCTGCCCGGCGGCCCTGTGGAGCTGAATGGACGGGATGTCACCACCTGGAGCGAGCGGCGCTTCGACCTGCCCGAGTGGTGCCGGCTGACCGTGGGCGGCGGCAATGGGCCCGGGCCACACCTGCCGCTCATTGAAGGCGTGGTCCTGCTGCAGTCGCTGACCGTGGCAGTGACGGATGCCCCGGCTGAAGCGCAGGACATCGAAGCGCAGGACGTCGTGGTGCAGGGAACCATGGCACACGAGCCTGCCGCTGCGCTTCAGCCCATTGCAGCACTGGAGCCCGACATTGCGCAGGGCGCAGACGCAGCTGCACCGGAGGTCTCGGCGGAGACAGTACTGGGGCTCATGGACGACGACTCCCACGACGCCGCGGAGGCAGCCGAGCCCGGGCAGGGGGCTCAGGCAGAACCTTCACCGGACGTCGAACCTGCTGCCACAGGCGACCAGATGCCGGCCCACGACCTGACCGGCACGTACGACCATCTGTGGGAAAAGACCGTGATCCGCCGCATCGAGGACGCCGCGGTACGCGACGAGCCTGAGGAACCCGACGCCGGCCCGGCCCTGGCAACAACACCTGAACCTGGCGCCCGGCCGGAAATTCCGGACCTCCCTGTACCCGCCGCACCCCGTCCGGCTGAGATCGCTGCCCCCGGCGTCGGCGGCGGACTCATTGATTCGGTCCCGTGGCGCACCGGAGCGGGCAGCGTGCCTGCCGCCCAGGCCCCGCCATCGTTCACCCCGGCCCCGGCGCCCGCCCCCGCAGCGGCACCGGCCCCCGCCCCTGTTCCCACCACAGCTCCCGCCACCGACCCGGCCGCAGATCCCGGCGGGTTCGACGGGGACCATGACGGCCAGACCATCATGAAGAGCGACCTGGCGGCCACGAATGCACCCGCTGCCCCGGAGGAACCTGTCCCCGGGGCAGGCCCCCTGGTCCTGGCCCTGGTCTGCGGCAGCGGCCATGCCAACCCGCCCACCCACGCCCAGTGTGCCGTGTGCGGTTCACCGCTGCCGCCGGACGCCATCCAGGTTGCCCGGCCACGGCTGGGACGGATGCGCGTGTCCACGGGTGAACTCGTGGACCTGGACCAGTCACTGGTGATCGGCCGGCAGCCGTCCGTTTCCCGCGTGCAGGGCGGCGTGATGCCCCGGCTGGTCCAGGTTGCCAGCCCCGGCGGCGACATTTCGCGTTCCCACGTTGAAGTCCGGCTCGAGGGCTGGCACGTGATGCTGTGCGACCTGAAAGCCACCAACGGCACGGTCCTGGTCCGCGAGGGTCAACAGCCGCGCCGCCTGGCCCAGAACGAGATGGCCATCCTGCTCGACGGCGACATTGCGGAACTGGGCGACGACATCTCACTGCGTTTTGAGGAGATTCTTTGAGTTCCAAACGGCCCGTTGCGCCGCCGCCCCACATCCCGGGGTTTACGTATATCAGCCTGCTCGGCTCCGGCGGGTTCTCCGACGTCTACCTCTATGAACAGGACCGCCCACGGCGGAAGGTGGCCGTCAAGGTTCTCCTCTCGGACCTGAAGACCGAGGGCGCCCGGCGCCGCTTCGAGTCGGAGGCCAACCTGATGGCCCAGCTCTCCTCCCACCCGTACATCGTGACGATTTACGAGGCGGAGGTGACCGCGGCCGGGCACTCCTACCTGGCCATGGAGTACTGCTCCAGGCCCAGCCTGGATGTCCGCTACCGCCGCCAGCGCTTCAGCGTTGACGAGGTGCTCGCCGTCGGCATCCAGGTGGCCTCCGCCGTGGAGACCGCCCACCGCGCCGGCATCGCCCACCGGGACATCAAACCCGCCAACATCCTGGTGACCGATTACAACCGGCCCGCCCTGACGGACTTCGGCATCTCGGGCACCCTGGGTGGCGACACCGATGACGACGCCGGGATGTCCATCCCGTGGTCGCCGCCGGAACAGTTCACCGACGGCCCCGTCGACGGCGTGATGGTGGACGTGTGGGCGTTGGGCGCCACCCTGTACACCCTGCTGGCCGGCAGGTCGCCGTTCGTGATGCCCGGAACCGACAACTCCCAGCGTGAACTGATCTCCCGCATCACCAACTCGCAGCTGCCCCGCCTGGGCCGGGCGGACGTGCCCGAATCGCTGGAACGCGCGCTCGCCACGGCCATGGCCAAACCTGCCGCCTCCAGGTACTCCTCGGCCCACGCCTTCGCCCTGGCCCTGCAACGGATCCAGGCCGAACTGAACCTCTCGGTCACGCCCTTTGAAGTGCTCGAAGAGTCAGCTGAGGACAGCCACCCGGACGACGGTTTCGAGGAGACCCGGGTGAGGAGCGTTGCTGCCATCGATCCCGAGCGGACCGGCAGCGCCCCGACTTTCCCGGCACGCACCCGGCCCCAGGGGACCGAGGCCGGTTGCCCGCCGTCGGGCTTTCCCGAAGGGGAGTGGGCCCACGCCACGATGCTCCGCGGCAGCGCGCCGGCCGCCGACTACGGCTCAGTGCCGGACGCCACGGTCCAACGGCCGGGGCTGCTCCCAGCGCAAACGGGACAGCAAACAGCACCGCAAACGGCACAGCAGACGGGGCAGCCGGCGGGCACCAGGGGCGCCCGCGCAGAACCGGAGCTCGACGCCACCATCAGCCGGCCCGTGGCCGCGCCGCAAACCGCCCCGGAGCTTGCCCCGGACCACGGCAAACGGAACCTGTGGCTTGCGTTCGCCGGCGGGACGGTCCTGATTCTGGCCATCGTGGTGGGCATAGTGC
The window above is part of the Pseudarthrobacter sp. IC2-21 genome. Proteins encoded here:
- a CDS encoding FHA domain-containing protein; this translates as MATAKYTAGTWLGVLRSRTVVLLGPETPPALVQSIWDLLGEAPEVHEVLHAVTSSFGVSLARMPSFGIVDFRDALRVFLRGDLDLTVQLPGGPVELNGRDVTTWSERRFDLPEWCRLTVGGGNGPGPHLPLIEGVVLLQSLTVAVTDAPAEAQDIEAQDVVVQGTMAHEPAAALQPIAALEPDIAQGADAAAPEVSAETVLGLMDDDSHDAAEAAEPGQGAQAEPSPDVEPAATGDQMPAHDLTGTYDHLWEKTVIRRIEDAAVRDEPEEPDAGPALATTPEPGARPEIPDLPVPAAPRPAEIAAPGVGGGLIDSVPWRTGAGSVPAAQAPPSFTPAPAPAPAAAPAPAPVPTTAPATDPAADPGGFDGDHDGQTIMKSDLAATNAPAAPEEPVPGAGPLVLALVCGSGHANPPTHAQCAVCGSPLPPDAIQVARPRLGRMRVSTGELVDLDQSLVIGRQPSVSRVQGGVMPRLVQVASPGGDISRSHVEVRLEGWHVMLCDLKATNGTVLVREGQQPRRLAQNEMAILLDGDIAELGDDISLRFEEIL
- a CDS encoding RDD family protein, with the translated sequence MTTEPERCQRCRQLIRGGATFCTSCGAPLPNRSARSGRNVDPAQRASMESAAPHAAQIPGTIPVVQTAPGGGTGMAATLELVPATAGKRLGAAVLDWLAPVAVLVVTFAIGFAGITRTQSGGFIIYDTSSLVLFGSIGLGLTVVYLVVLAGMEARSGATIGNKAMGIRSADQDGYAPGTGAVFLRGLVTGAGIILTLLAAVLIVIFKWFDPALFILGPLVLIAAAWAVLVVVSNTWDANGRLRGWHDLAAKTLVFDVNTGRNPITSGGMQGPYSFAPLDLPPVQPVASPVARPAPAAQYAAPSAPAQPAAAQPAAAQPAPAQPRPAAQTYAPPSFSPPAAPPSFSPPAAAASFHPPVPAAPTLPVPAPDAAHPDAAHPDDDVDRTQMRGGAALAVPVAVLRIKLDDGRDFQLDRNVLVGRNPVGHAGEQQAQLLAVTDPGRSISKTHLHLLTDGAGIWVTDRNSTNGSAVTTPDGRRTPLQPGVPAFVSPGSTVHFGDRSFHLGQA
- a CDS encoding AAA family ATPase, whose protein sequence is MTMTTEQAEWFAGTFDKLVANVGQAVLGKEHVIRLTFTAMLSEGHILFEDAPGTGKTMLARAMAATVQGSNNRIQFTPDLLPSDVTGVTIYDQKTQKFEFHKGPIFNNIVLADEINRASPKTQSALLEVMEESRVTVDGVTYEAGRPFMVMATQNPIEQAGTYRLPEAQLDRFLMKTSIGYPDHASTVRLLGGSNLKDRSKEITAVITTQAVADMADLAATVHVDTAVLEYISRLCEETRNAPESRLGVSVRGAIAMVRAAKVWAAGQGRNFVLPDDVKDLATVVWTHRFVMDPEAEFAGATAEAVLARVLADVAAPQQRATV
- a CDS encoding transglutaminaseTgpA domain-containing protein is translated as MSTASDLRPRTSPRRHESAFADGQPVWHFMLDAGALAVLLGLGVLGFSLSFGGDPYYLISGFGGIVLGLGIAALNAHLRLGLLITTALALGAYLLFGTVLAVPDAAIAGFLPSLDSLRTLLLGVVFAWKDMLTVGVPVGSAGGVLIVPFLSSLLTALVAGLLTWRLKSPYWPLLPVLALFVTGIAFSTNAAFLTVERGIGLTVVAIAWATFRRDALRRSDTRKVSVNSPQADAAAAQRAKLRRLGTAAAVIAASVAITAVAAPLVTGSSDRKVLRNVVVPPFDPKDYVTPLASFRTFVKDRKDDTLFVVKGLPKDGRVRLGALDAFNGTNYTMDPNGSGSFSKVGDTKSINTLADTSSVVPTRDYAMDIAIEGYQGYFVPGGRKTTGLSFNQSASAAASGLYFNAGTDTAVTTQGLSQGDSYSVQVSDPVKLEHGQLTQYDFAKVTLPDALEVPPVVGSQANDLSADAPTPIDRVRQIEAHFQKTGAFSNGLVTEGQLPSVSGHSSSRIRNLLTAKQMLGDDEQYAVSMSLMLRHLGIPSRVVMGFYPEPTSPENGAGEVRITGKDVHAWVEVAFDRVGWVSFDPTPPKDNIPIPPDPENKSKPKPQVLQPPPPPQEPVDLPTDSSPDALDADEKKNNPWLFWGALLGALGMALIPLAVLALPLLLIAFLKSRRRKARFTEGHPAQRVGGGWNEVLSLATDMGAGIDPRSTRRESAAVVADAFPASGQRTTLLANRADASIFGAGQPTEEEVREYWVIVDGSLKEISGTVGFWRRQRARFSPRSLLADGRAALKLRSARLGLGRLARPTDETAVLRNPGRKNPTDS
- a CDS encoding PP2C family protein-serine/threonine phosphatase, which produces MNPQPASVSPHAEEGSGLSLSYGYGTDRGLRRELNEDSFIASDPVFAVADGMGGHEAGEIASGMCVRALAAMPQLATGERTVTAAVLQQYLIRADNSIREATGARAGTTLTGAVVVEQMGMPYWLVLNIGDSRTYRLSQGNFDRISVDHSEVQELVDAGEITPEQATVHPRRHVVTRALGTGDETEADYWLLPVEEGDRILICSDGLTGELTDDHIFRILSTVAHPQDAVDALIQAALRNGGRDNVTVIVVDAKNVMNDAGIATTAPRPAAAAEEEVTLPRAGIVDAGRAADEDGTGEL
- a CDS encoding DUF58 domain-containing protein, whose translation is MSSGTPLIRLAERLREPFHRNGKATRLHPASVWAEASGTAALALAPAWEKIRGLWLRYAWPVLSVVSVLGWSVLAGAILLWTAGQAFGWQEAKAAAIAAFVLFLIAIGFVLGRSSYGVILDLARTRVAVGDSAVGSIAVSNTSTRPLLPAALELPVGNATAVFHLPRMKPQQVHEDLFTIPTARRAVIVVGPVRSVRADPLHLLRRQVMWTEPEDLFVHPRTVALAGSAAGFIRDLEGMPTTDLSSADVSFHALRDYVPGDDRRHIHWKTTARTNKLMVRQFEETRRAHLAISLSINTDEYASEQEFEMAISAAASIGRQAIREQRELDVLTQKGPLRCETGRNLLDDMTRIVGAPMRRTAVDLARTLADTVPNASVVFFVVGSNVTPSQLRSAAASVPPGVRSLAVRLQVGAAPGRANIADLTVLTLGDLADLAIVLRKAAA